In a genomic window of Zingiber officinale cultivar Zhangliang chromosome 9B, Zo_v1.1, whole genome shotgun sequence:
- the LOC122024742 gene encoding probable purple acid phosphatase 20 — protein sequence MDCCQLSLFLLLFFSASTALAYERPPAREVLSVPLAADADGLTPQQVHISLVGSDRMRVTWITDDDGPSVVDYGTSSGQYSHSAAGSASSYSYLLYRSGKIHDVVIGPLSPSTVYYYRCGSNPAREFSFKTPPSSFPLKFVVVGDLGQTSWTNSTLQHVAAAAYDVLLLPGDLSYADFAQRLWDSFGRLVEPLASARPWMVTEGNHEIESIPVVHPASFVAYNARWRMPYDADPSSASGSNLFYSFDVAGGAVRVLMLGSYTDFGPGSDQYQWLAADLARIDRARTPWVFAVIHAPWYNSNAAHRREGEGMRVAVEALLYEYRVDAVFAGHVHAYERFTRVNNNIADGCGPVHITIGDGGNREGLASKFLNPQPSISVFREASFGHGRLEVVNATHARWSWHRNDDDKAVAADEVWFTSLAANLAC from the exons atggATTGCTGTCAACTTTCCCTCTTTCTCCTGCTCTTCTTCTCCGCCTCGACCGCTCTGGCCTACGAGCGGCCGCCTGCCAGGGAGGTTCTCTCTGTCCCTCTCGCCGCCGATGCCGACGGCCTCACCCCGCAACAGGTGCATATATCGCTGGTAGGCTCTGACAGAATGAGAGTGACGTGGATAACAGACGACGACGGGCCGTCGGTCGTCGATTATGGCACGTCCTCTGGCCAGTACTCCCATTCCGCCGCCGGTTCCGCTTCCTCCTACTCCTACCTCCTCTACCGCTCCGGCAAAATACACGACGTCGTCATCGGCCCTTTGAGTCCCAGCACCGTCTACTACTACCGCTGCGGTTCCAACCCCGCCCGGGAGTTCTCCTTCAAGACTCCGCCGTCGTCTTTTCCCCTGAAATTCGTCGTCGTCG GAGATTTGGGGCAGACCTCGTGGACCAACTCGACGCTTCAGCACGTGGCGGCGGCGGCGTACGACGTGCTCCTCCTCCCCGGCGATCTCTCCTACGCCGACTTCGCGCAGCGGCTCTGGGACTCCTTCGGCCGGCTGGTGGAGCCGCTGGCGAGCGCTCGGCCGTGGATGGTCACCGAGGGGAATCACGAGATCGAGAGCATCCCCGTGGTCCACCCCGCCTCCTTCGTCGCCTACAACGCTCGGTGGCGCATGCCGTACGACGCAGACCCTTCCTCTGCCTCCGGGTCGAACCTCTTCTACTCCTTCGACGTCGCCGGCGGCGCCGTCCGCGTGCTCATGCTTGGGTCGTACACCGACTTTGGCCCCGGATCCGACCAGTACCAGTGGCTAGCCGCCGACCTGGCGCGGATCGACCGCGCGCGGACGCCGTGGGTGTTCGCCGTGATCCACGCGCCGTGGTACAACTCCAACGCGGCGCACCGGAGGGAAGGGGAGGGGATGCGTGTGGCTGTGGAGGCGCTTCTGTATGAGTACCGCGTCGACGCCGTGTTCGCTGGACATGTGCACGCGTACGAGCGGTTCACGCGGGTGAACAACAACATCGCCGACGGTTGCGGGCCGGTGCACATCACGATTGGGGACGGCGGGAACAGGGAGGGGCTGGCGTCCAAGTTCTTGAATCCACAGCCGTCGATCTCGGTGTTCAGGGAGGCGAGCTTCGGCCATGGGCGGCTGGAAGTGGTGAATGCGACGCACGCGCGGTGGAGTTGGCATCGGAACGACGACGACAAGGCGGTGGCGGCGGATGAGGTTTGGTTTACTAGTCTGGCCGCCAACCTCGCTTGTTGA